Below is a genomic region from Prevotella melaninogenica.
TGCGTAAAGATAGCAAAATTGAATTTATTCATGGTGATATGGTTCACCTTTTATAATTGTACAAGCACGATAAAGTTGTTCTGTAAAGATGAGTCTGACCATCTGATGCGAAAAAGTCATACGTGACAATGAGATCTTTTCATTGGCACGTGCATAAACATCTGGGGAAAAACCATAAGGTCCACCAATGATAAAATAAGTCGACGAGCCGTATTCTGTTTTTGTTTCAACCAATTCGCATATTCAACAGAACGAAATTCTGCACCATGTTCGTCTAACAATACGACCGTATCAGAAGGCTGAATTTCTTTCAAAATCAATTCACCTTCCTTTTGTTTTTGTTGATCTTCTGAAAGGCTTTTCGTATTTTTTAATTCTGGGATTGTAGTAATACTAAACGGCATATAATGCGCAATACGACTGACATAATCATCTATACCAACCTTAAATATCTTACTCTGCGTTTTCCCAACAAGGATGAGTATTGTCTTCATTTTAAAACTTCTTTATTTCTTCCCACAGTCTTTGCACTGGCAATCCCATAACATTAAAATAGCTACCGTTAATAGATGTAACACCAACATAGCCAATCCATTCTTGAATGCCATAAGCTCCTGCTTTATCGAAAGGCTTATAATGCTCTATGTAATAGGCGATTTCATCCTCCGAAAGCTGCTTAAATGTCACATCAGTAGTCACTGAGAAAGCGCGTTCCTTATCGGTTGTCAACAAACAAACACCCGTAATAACCTGATGCGTTCTACCACTGATAAGCTGAAGCATACGACGTGCATCCTCTGCATCCTTAGGTTTTCCAAGAACTTCATCTCCAACAATTACCACCGTATCAGCCGTAATAACAAGGTCGCCCTCCCCTATCAATGTACGATAGGGGGCTGCCTTCTCACGAGAAATATAGCCAGCCACTTCAGCAGCAGGTAGATTATCAGGATAAGACTCATCAATATCAGGCAGTACCTTTACTTCAAAATCCAAGTCCAAACCACCTAAAAGTTCACGACGACGCGGCGAATTACTCGCAAGTATTATACGTTTCATTATTTTACAGTTTACCAGCCAAAAGCCCTTTCATTCAATACCCATTTCCCTTGAGCCTTCATCACCTGCTCAAGAATATCACGTGCAACGCCATATCCTCCCTTACAATCACTAACATAGGTTGATATCTCTTTGATTTCAGCACACGCATCTTTTGGACAGCAAGGACATCCAGCACGCTTCATCACTTCGTAATCAGGAATGTCATCACCAACATATATGATTTCATCTTCTTTCAAATCATACTTCTTAAGAAACTCTTCCCATGTGCGTATCTTCATCGAACAGCTAATATAAACATCCTTAACGCCAAGATATTCATAGCGTGAACGCACGTTTTCATTATGTCCACCAGTCATAATCGCAAGCTGTAGCCCATGCTTTACAGCCAACTGAATAGCATAACCATCCTT
It encodes:
- a CDS encoding KdsC family phosphatase, translated to MINYDLQKIKAVVFDVDGVLSASTIQMDEKGDPLRTINIKDGYAIQLAVKHGLQLAIMTGGHNENVRSRYEYLGVKDVYISCSMKIRTWEEFLKKYDLKEDEIIYVGDDIPDYEVMKRAGCPCCPKDACAEIKEISTYVSDCKGGYGVARDILEQVMKAQGKWVLNERAFGW
- a CDS encoding Maf-like protein, giving the protein MKRIILASNSPRRRELLGGLDLDFEVKVLPDIDESYPDNLPAAEVAGYISREKAAPYRTLIGEGDLVITADTVVIVGDEVLGKPKDAEDARRMLQLISGRTHQVITGVCLLTTDKERAFSVTTDVTFKQLSEDEIAYYIEHYKPFDKAGAYGIQEWIGYVGVTSINGSYFNVMGLPVQRLWEEIKKF